Proteins from a genomic interval of Paenibacillus sp. RC334:
- a CDS encoding DUF4309 domain-containing protein produces the protein MIKHSHQPHESKKLPYKLITATALMAISFVVITGCGNSGEAKSTAPITEGAVAPSTDSTVQQTGNNSKSADANKQGSDTDQQSPSPAGSQDTGKVSEQGSTSARQSPASSAAPSNNTHGYPASILSAAKQGTLPNLPKGLGLGTGSDLLFELWGKSESGSTGHLRSYAKHHTDIVLDGSDKVTEITSSDPSYKKLVINEVIKELGKPTERNDTSKDVPDTAEVSYTIKNTSGLDQYLVFSYQTKTQKVNYVRLYFNSMTP, from the coding sequence ATGATAAAACATTCACATCAACCACATGAATCAAAAAAGCTACCCTATAAGCTAATAACGGCTACTGCTTTGATGGCTATCAGTTTCGTTGTCATCACCGGATGCGGCAATAGCGGAGAAGCAAAATCAACTGCTCCAATTACGGAAGGCGCGGTTGCACCATCTACCGATTCTACGGTTCAGCAAACGGGCAACAATAGTAAGAGTGCAGATGCGAACAAGCAAGGTTCGGACACAGACCAGCAAAGTCCGAGTCCAGCAGGTTCCCAGGATACCGGAAAGGTGTCTGAGCAAGGCTCAACCTCGGCCCGTCAGTCACCTGCCAGCAGTGCAGCGCCATCTAATAACACACACGGTTATCCAGCAAGCATACTCAGCGCAGCCAAGCAGGGGACACTTCCGAATTTGCCCAAGGGTCTTGGTTTGGGAACGGGCAGCGATCTTTTGTTCGAGCTGTGGGGAAAATCCGAGTCAGGCTCTACCGGTCATCTGCGGAGCTACGCCAAGCATCATACGGATATCGTACTGGATGGAAGCGATAAAGTTACAGAGATTACATCATCCGATCCATCTTATAAAAAGCTGGTTATCAACGAAGTCATTAAGGAACTGGGTAAGCCGACCGAAAGGAACGACACCTCCAAAGACGTACCGGATACAGCAGAAGTCAGTTATACCATCAAAAATACTTCCGGGCTTGATCAGTATTTAGTATTTTCCTATCAGACAAAAACACAAAAGGTCAACTATGTCAGATTGTATTTTAACTCCATGACTCCATAA
- a CDS encoding TetR/AcrR family transcriptional regulator encodes MTKATSTSINRQKEIISAAIEVFAEMGYYRATTAKVAERANISQPYVFRFFATKEALLIEALKVSFARIIDSFHRVIHSVSSERLEQELIAAYSQIMVEYRNEILLQMQAQTIHEDVVVNVMQQGFREIHAAVYDAFRQAGIEQALERTMLFLARGMLCNISMSLDLPELMKIND; translated from the coding sequence ATGACCAAAGCTACGTCAACATCAATAAATCGCCAAAAGGAAATCATATCCGCCGCCATTGAAGTATTTGCAGAGATGGGCTACTATCGTGCGACAACAGCCAAAGTGGCTGAACGGGCCAACATTTCTCAGCCGTATGTTTTCCGTTTTTTCGCTACCAAGGAAGCTTTGCTGATTGAAGCGCTGAAGGTTTCATTTGCACGCATCATCGACTCTTTTCACCGAGTTATTCATTCGGTTTCGTCTGAACGGCTAGAGCAGGAGCTTATTGCAGCATATTCGCAAATTATGGTGGAATACCGCAATGAGATTCTTTTGCAAATGCAGGCGCAGACAATCCACGAGGACGTGGTTGTGAACGTGATGCAGCAGGGATTTCGTGAAATTCATGCGGCGGTATATGATGCCTTCCGCCAGGCAGGTATTGAACAGGCATTGGAAAGAACGATGCTTTTTCTGGCCAGAGGCATGCTTTGTAATATCTCAATGTCGCTGGATTTGCCGGAGTTGATGAAAATAAACGATTAA
- a CDS encoding SDR family NAD(P)-dependent oxidoreductase, translating to MKKAIVLGATGGTGLAILHELLNRGIETIAFGRSSDRLQQLQASLGQPKHLSVYKGDVFDPHQVSAAVKDADVIFQCAAVPYHEMEARQLPLGESVMEAVNRLGKKIVIIDGIYPYGKALTPLVNEEHPKNPHTRKGKVKLEFENLIFSSRWDHARPMIARLPDYYGPTANKSSYLGLTMEAVAAGKPAIFIGGLNVPREYVYLPDAAVMIVELASLEEAYGQNWNIPGAGVISGKKLVQIAQKASGKIKPVFPLRKTALRLIGLFNPVIREIVEMLYLTQTPVVLDGSKYERVVGAIPKTPFETGITDTILALKKCQ from the coding sequence ATGAAAAAAGCAATCGTATTAGGTGCAACCGGAGGAACTGGGTTGGCAATTCTACATGAACTTCTCAACAGAGGCATTGAAACCATCGCCTTCGGACGTTCTTCCGACAGGCTCCAGCAATTACAAGCATCATTAGGTCAGCCAAAGCATCTGTCTGTTTATAAAGGCGATGTATTCGATCCGCATCAGGTTAGTGCTGCGGTTAAGGATGCAGATGTCATTTTCCAATGTGCGGCTGTTCCATACCACGAAATGGAGGCACGCCAGCTTCCTTTGGGGGAATCCGTCATGGAGGCAGTCAACCGTTTAGGGAAGAAAATAGTCATCATAGACGGAATTTATCCGTACGGCAAGGCATTGACCCCTTTAGTGAATGAGGAACATCCCAAAAACCCTCATACCCGCAAGGGAAAAGTCAAGCTGGAATTTGAAAATCTTATATTCAGTTCCCGCTGGGATCATGCACGGCCTATGATTGCAAGATTGCCTGATTATTACGGACCTACCGCCAACAAATCCTCTTATTTAGGATTGACTATGGAGGCTGTGGCTGCTGGAAAACCGGCTATTTTCATAGGAGGCTTAAATGTCCCACGCGAATATGTGTATCTGCCCGATGCAGCAGTGATGATCGTGGAATTAGCCAGCCTGGAAGAAGCTTACGGTCAAAATTGGAACATACCGGGAGCGGGTGTGATTTCCGGCAAAAAGCTTGTTCAGATTGCACAAAAAGCGAGTGGTAAAATTAAACCTGTCTTTCCGCTGCGAAAAACCGCACTTCGTCTGATCGGATTATTTAATCCGGTGATTCGTGAAATCGTAGAGATGCTATATCTGACCCAAACACCTGTAGTGCTGGATGGTAGCAAATACGAGCGTGTTGTAGGGGCTATACCCAAGACACCTTTTGAAACAGGTATAACGGATACCATACTCGCATTGAAAAAATGTCAATAA
- a CDS encoding sulfurtransferase TusA family protein yields the protein MSSTNIQADQILDCIGLACPMPIVKTKKAMNELNAGQVIEIQATDKGSLADLQSWAQNTGHQYLGTLQSGDVMQHYLRKSNPDETKEEQTFPWTISHEELQTKLSANEKITLLDVREPAEFAFKRIPGSKSIPLGELESRLDELNVDEEIVVICRTGVRSDLACQQLAAKGAQNVKNVPLGISAWTGATEGSESL from the coding sequence ATGTCATCAACTAACATCCAAGCAGATCAAATTCTGGATTGCATAGGACTTGCTTGTCCCATGCCCATTGTCAAAACGAAAAAAGCCATGAATGAACTCAATGCCGGGCAGGTTATCGAAATTCAAGCCACGGACAAAGGTTCACTAGCCGATTTACAGAGCTGGGCCCAAAACACCGGACATCAATATTTAGGCACTCTTCAATCGGGAGATGTGATGCAGCATTATTTACGTAAATCCAATCCCGATGAAACGAAGGAAGAACAGACCTTTCCATGGACGATAAGCCATGAAGAATTACAGACGAAACTATCCGCAAACGAGAAAATAACGTTGCTCGATGTCCGTGAGCCCGCAGAATTTGCTTTCAAACGCATCCCCGGCTCAAAATCTATTCCTCTCGGAGAGCTGGAAAGCAGACTCGATGAGCTAAATGTAGATGAAGAAATCGTAGTGATTTGCCGCACCGGAGTCCGTAGTGACCTGGCCTGCCAGCAATTAGCAGCCAAAGGCGCCCAAAACGTCAAAAATGTGC